A portion of the Bubalus kerabau isolate K-KA32 ecotype Philippines breed swamp buffalo chromosome 1, PCC_UOA_SB_1v2, whole genome shotgun sequence genome contains these proteins:
- the SMCO3 gene encoding single-pass membrane and coiled-coil domain-containing protein 3: MAQSDFLYPENPKRRQEVNRLHQELLDCLSDSFHATNKLIGVLNTHLGCMLPSIEMKRDGTIKENCDIIIQAMMNIQKELQKVDEALKDKLEPTLYRKLQDIKERETEKIAIVQKVISVILGEATSAASAVAVKLVGSNVTTGIINKLVTVLAQIGASLLGSIGIAVLGLGIDMIIRAILGAVEKTQLQAAIKSYEKHLVEFKSASEKYHHAITEVTNTVKHQMK, translated from the coding sequence ATGGCTCAAAGTGACTTCCTCTATCCAGAGAACCCAAAAAGGCGACAAGAAGTAAACCGTCTTCACCAGGAGCTCCTTGACTGCTTATCTGACAGCTTCCATGCCACCAATAAGCTGATTGGGGTTTTAAACACGCACTTAGGGTGTATGTTACCTTCCATTGAAATGAAAAGAGACGGGACCATCAAAGAAAACTGTGATATCATCATCCAAGCCATGATGAACATCCAAAAAGAATTGCAAAAGGTGGATGAAGCACTAAAAGATAAACTAGAGCCAACTCTTTATAGAAAACTTCAGGATATTAAGGAAAGAGAAACCGAGAAAATTGCGATAGTACAGAAGGTTATTTCAGTCATCCTGGGAGAAGCCACTTCTGCCGCCAGTGCAGTGGCTGTTAAACTTGTGGGCTCAAATGTCACGACTGGCATAATTAACAAGTTGGTCACCGTGCTAGCTCAGATTGGTGCGTCTCTCCTCGGTAGCATAGGAATTGCTGTTCTTGGCCTTGGGATAGATATGATCATCCGTGCCATCCTGGGAGCAGTGGAGAAAACACAGCTTCAAGCAGCCATCAAAAGTTACGAGAAGCACCTGGTGGAATTCAAGTCAGCTTCAGAAAAATATCATCATGCCATTACTGAGGTCACCAACACAGTGAAacatcaaatgaaataa